The Setaria italica strain Yugu1 chromosome IX, Setaria_italica_v2.0, whole genome shotgun sequence genome has a window encoding:
- the LOC101763093 gene encoding uncharacterized protein LOC101763093, with translation MAAARRLSELLQEQQEPFLVEAAKARRPRRGRCASGGGAGGWLGCCPAAACRRLLRLCSHGFKKRKSGGGAGGGAGVGSGLRSALSKVLCGRAVRRVLRWEDLGAAGCFSGAGAGCGREFRRLRRSLGDSGECNPRAMVFAEDDADEEERMGWKADVDVDSSRQLSPVSVLELHSDDDDQSPVHSQWEDEKPSTSGSSPPSEYFLGPASPCFSFSYNLHDKFCEMEVDETEDEAVRNGRSIEEQISSWEKIAGDISRIPAMMELDLSRSMRQWREMEPEVREIGARIETLIFEDIRRETVCDMLTSHCTLAAAATSC, from the exons ATGGCCGCCGCGAGGAGGCTCTCGGAGCTGctgcaggagcagcaggagcccTTCCTCGTCGAGGCCGCCAAGGCAAGGCGACCCCGGCGCGGCCGTTGCgcgagcggaggcggcgccggcggatggCTGGGCTGCTGCCCAGCCGCCGCGTGCCGGCGGCTGCTCAGGCTCTGCAGCCACGGGTTCAAGAAGCggaagagcggcggcggtgccggcggcggcgcgggagtcGGGAGCGGCCTGCGGTCCGCGCTGAGCAAGGTGCTGTGCGGCCGGGCCGTTCGTCGGGTGCTGCGCTGGGAGGAtctcggcgccgccggctgcttctccggcgcgggcgccggctgCGGCCGCGAgttccgccgcctgcgccgctcCCTCGGCGACAGCGGCGAGTGCAACCCGCGCGCCATGGTGTTTGCCGAGGATGAcgcggacgaggaggagcggaTGGGGTGGAAGGCCGACGTGGACGTGGACTCGTCGCGGCAGCTCAGCCCGGTCTCCGTCCTCGAGCTGcactccgacgacgacgaccagtcGCCCGTGCATTCCCAAT GGGAGGACGAGAAGCCATCGACCTCCGGGAGTTCACCACCCTCCGAATACTTCCTGGGCCCGGCCTCCCCGTGCTTCAGCTTCAGCTACAACCTCCACGACAAGTTCTGCGAGATGGAGGTGGACGAAACCGAGGACGAGGCGGTCAGGAACGGCAGGTCCATAGAGGAGCAGATCTCGTCGTGGGAGAAGATCGCGGGGGACATCTCAAGGATCCCGGCGATGATGGAGCTGGACCTGTCGCGGTCCATGCGGCAATGGCGGGAGATGGAGCCGGAGGTGAGGGAGATCGGCGCCAGGATAGAGACCCTCATCTTCGAGGACATCAGGAGGGAGACCGTCTGCGACATGCTCACCTCGCATTGTACattggcggcggcagcaacatCTTGTTga
- the LOC101762430 gene encoding thymocyte nuclear protein 1, with translation MPRKAKPAAQATAAATAATGVQYWLLKTEPGEWSWSDQARAKGGVAPWDGVRNHQAMKYLRAMRTGDRCLFYHSGAGASSRRVVGVVEVARTWYEEGEGDGKGKGKEAAAGGAVDVRSVGEFRNPVPLGEIKKAAGEVEGMSDFALLRQPRLSVMPVPAKVWDWICDAGGGFVQDGEAEEEEP, from the coding sequence ATGCCGAGGAAAGCCAAGCCCGCCGCTCaagccacggcggcggcgactgccgCCACTGGCGTCCAGTACTGGCTTCTGAAGACGGAGCCAGGCGAGTGGTCGTGGTCCGACCAGGCGCGCGCCAAAGGCGGCGTCGCGCCGTGGGACGGCGTCCGCAACCACCAAGCCATGAAATACCTCCGCGCCATGCGCACCGGCGACCGGTGCCTGTTCTAccactccggcgccggcgcctcctcccgccgcgtcgtcggcgtcgtggAGGTCGCTCGGACCTGGTACGAGGAAGGCGAGGGGGacgggaaggggaaggggaaggaggcggccgccggcggcgccgtggacgtGCGGTCGGTCGGGGAGTTCCGGAACCCCGTCCCTCTGGGTGAGATCAAGAAGGCGGCGGGAGAGGTGGAGGGGATGAGCGACTTCGCGCTGCTCCGGCAGCCGCGGCTGTCGGTGATGCCCGTGCCGGCCAAGGTCTGGGACTGGATCTGCGACGCGGGAGGGGGCTTCGTGCAGGACGGCGAGGCTGAGGAAGAAGAGCCTTGA
- the LOC101758259 gene encoding ocs element-binding factor 1, translated as MDFSDYYCIDMHGFSEVAPPQFEFGSELTAIPFPTETPAASSLEVVAADAAAAGCDDGQRLRRRISNRESARRSRARKQRRLNELRGSAAVMERRRRELAACAQAARGRLALVRLANAGLRAEAAALSRRLAAASRALALGRLYHAAALQPRVPGH; from the coding sequence ATGGACTTCTCAGATTACTATTGCATCGACATGCATGGCTTCTCGGAGGTGGCGCCACCGCAGTTCGAGTTCGGATCCGAACTTACGGCGATCCCATTCCCAACTGAAACCCCGGCGGCGTCCTCGCTGGAGGTCGtagccgccgacgccgcggcggcggggtgcgacgATGGGCAGCGACTCCGCCGGAGGATCTCGAACCGGGAGTCCGCGCGGCGTTCCCGCGCGCGGAAGCAGCGTCGCCTCAACGAGCTCCGGGGCAGCGCGGCGGTCATGGAGCGCAGGAGGCGCGAGCTCGCGGCGTGCGCGCaggccgcgcgcggccgcctGGCACTCGTCCGGCTCGCCAACGCCGGGCTgcgcgccgaggccgccgcgctgTCCCGCCGGCTCGCGGCCGCCAGCCGCGCGCTCGCGCTCGGCCGTCTGTACCACGCCGCGGCACTGCAGCCTCGGGTTCCTGGACATTGA